In the genome of Candidatus Binatia bacterium, one region contains:
- a CDS encoding immune inhibitor A — MTHRHSEFGTGRQVLATAALAVGWLILLATAPPAAAQECTGDCGNDHTVTIEEVVTMVNIALGTKDIEICPLGDVDGNGEVTIDEIVKAVALTLSSMGFEARGTCTVPGTTASAPEKPCADGTVVRVYRCLDRARCLEDEDARRVLGRTEVTPGSEGAFAFTGIADCYGGTSTFLFEAEPQPEKPDDKLRVIDFGVVANRARSTAVTVVDDVQLSPITEATVRLVDENGLENFGQETFDDLLEVVTDTIDPASLVGQSPGAAAAAATTTAREDADVQAVIATVLRHDVPASTSIDPRGNVDLYKLTLHEQTAIVLQMTRSSGAIAPCLQVVSPSDPSLNESACGDPSVRLSLRLGAGTYYVFAEDEDGDGIGSYDLVYLRLTREDATAIGGDVLSEAIGPLGDMDPYSFTLAESSQVRLRGTRAAGSVSPCLELRALGATEALAGGTACSEEATQQVEVCLHAGTYIALVSDAGNNDEGSYNLQLTTFPRPGCQTPGATATPTPSPSRTTTPSATPTRTATPTPSNTAIRTAAPTATRTTGGSGTVLRDDLEQPDFWEDWAVSNGSWQWGIPSSGPGTAHQGDKLIATVLDGNYGDDTSSRIERLTKFVVPDATQNPRLRFWHWYNFGGGDLGRAQIKAGDSDWQTLEQFSGYSGGTWSYTWLDLSAYAGQTVQLGFYFESHGYDDWRGHHWNVSSGWYIDELEVVTGATAPLTANVVEGFESTDFWSNWSVQNGTWQWGKLESGGPGLAHEGENVIATVLNGDYGDDTSSRLVSPVLVVPAAEQNPRLRFWHWYNFGGGDFGRVQIKAGDSDWQTLAEFAGHSSGTWSYPSLDLSAYAGQTVRVGLYFESHGYDDWRGHHWNVSSGWYIDELKIRVD, encoded by the coding sequence GCCAGGTGCTCGCCACCGCGGCGTTAGCCGTGGGGTGGCTCATTCTGTTGGCCACAGCCCCGCCGGCGGCAGCGCAGGAGTGTACGGGCGACTGCGGCAATGACCACACGGTCACCATCGAGGAGGTGGTGACAATGGTCAACATCGCGCTCGGGACCAAGGACATCGAGATCTGTCCACTGGGGGACGTAGACGGGAATGGCGAGGTCACCATTGACGAGATCGTCAAGGCGGTTGCCCTGACCCTGAGCAGCATGGGCTTCGAGGCCCGGGGCACGTGTACGGTCCCCGGGACGACAGCCAGCGCTCCGGAGAAACCGTGCGCCGACGGAACCGTCGTCCGGGTCTACCGGTGTCTCGATCGCGCCCGCTGTCTGGAGGACGAAGACGCGCGGCGCGTGCTCGGCCGCACGGAGGTGACACCGGGGAGCGAGGGTGCCTTCGCGTTTACCGGAATCGCCGACTGTTACGGCGGTACGAGCACGTTTCTGTTCGAGGCGGAGCCGCAACCCGAGAAGCCCGACGACAAGTTGCGCGTTATCGACTTCGGGGTGGTTGCCAACCGCGCGCGGTCGACGGCTGTAACCGTCGTCGATGACGTACAGCTCAGTCCGATCACCGAGGCCACGGTGCGGTTGGTGGACGAAAACGGCCTGGAGAACTTCGGCCAGGAGACCTTCGACGACCTCCTGGAGGTGGTTACCGACACCATCGATCCGGCCTCACTGGTCGGGCAATCGCCCGGCGCGGCGGCGGCGGCCGCGACCACCACGGCGCGCGAGGATGCCGACGTGCAGGCGGTAATCGCGACGGTGTTGCGGCACGACGTGCCGGCGTCGACGAGTATCGATCCGCGCGGCAATGTGGATCTTTACAAGCTGACCCTGCACGAGCAGACCGCGATTGTCCTGCAGATGACGCGATCGAGCGGCGCGATCGCGCCGTGCCTGCAGGTGGTGAGCCCGTCCGATCCCAGCCTCAACGAATCGGCGTGCGGCGACCCGTCGGTGCGGCTCAGCCTGCGCCTGGGGGCGGGAACGTACTATGTGTTCGCCGAGGACGAGGACGGCGACGGTATCGGGTCATACGATCTCGTTTACCTGCGGCTGACGCGCGAGGATGCGACGGCGATCGGGGGCGACGTGTTGAGCGAGGCCATCGGCCCGCTGGGGGACATGGATCCGTACTCTTTCACGCTGGCGGAGTCGTCGCAGGTGCGCCTGCGGGGCACGCGGGCGGCGGGCAGTGTCTCGCCATGCCTGGAGTTACGGGCGCTCGGGGCAACCGAAGCGCTCGCGGGCGGCACGGCGTGCAGCGAGGAGGCCACGCAGCAAGTGGAGGTCTGCCTGCACGCCGGGACGTACATCGCGCTGGTGAGCGACGCAGGCAACAACGACGAGGGATCGTACAACCTGCAGTTGACCACGTTCCCGCGTCCGGGCTGCCAAACCCCGGGGGCGACGGCGACGCCGACGCCGAGCCCGTCGCGGACGACAACGCCGTCGGCAACACCGACGCGAACCGCAACGCCGACGCCAAGCAACACGGCGATTCGGACAGCGGCGCCGACGGCAACCAGGACAACTGGTGGGTCGGGCACCGTCTTACGCGACGACCTGGAGCAGCCGGATTTCTGGGAAGACTGGGCCGTCAGCAACGGTTCGTGGCAATGGGGTATCCCAAGCAGCGGTCCGGGGACAGCGCATCAGGGCGACAAGTTGATTGCAACGGTGCTGGACGGCAATTACGGCGACGACACGTCGAGCCGAATCGAGCGTCTAACGAAGTTCGTCGTGCCCGATGCCACACAGAACCCGCGGCTGCGCTTCTGGCACTGGTACAACTTCGGAGGTGGCGACTTAGGGCGCGCGCAGATCAAAGCGGGCGACTCTGACTGGCAGACACTGGAGCAGTTCAGCGGCTACAGCGGCGGTACTTGGAGCTACACGTGGTTGGACCTGAGTGCCTACGCCGGGCAGACGGTACAGCTCGGGTTCTACTTCGAATCGCACGGGTACGACGATTGGCGGGGCCACCACTGGAACGTCAGCTCGGGCTGGTACATCGACGAACTCGAGGTGGTGACCGGGGCCACCGCTCCGCTGACCGCCAACGTGGTGGAGGGCTTCGAGTCCACCGACTTCTGGAGCAACTGGTCGGTGCAGAACGGCACCTGGCAGTGGGGCAAGCTTGAGAGCGGTGGTCCCGGCCTGGCCCACGAGGGGGAAAACGTAATCGCCACCGTGCTCAACGGCGACTACGGCGACGACACGTCAAGTCGGCTGGTGAGTCCGGTGCTGGTGGTGCCGGCGGCGGAGCAGAACCCGCGGCTGCGCTTCTGGCACTGGTACAACTTCGGAGGTGGCGACTTCGGACGCGTGCAGATCAAAGCGGGCGACTCTGACTGGCAGACACTGGCAGAGTTCGCTGGCCATAGCAGTGGAACCTGGAGCTATCCATCGTTGGATCTCAGTGCTTATGCCGGGCAAACGGTACGCGTGGGGCTTTATTTCGAATCGCACGGGTATGACGATTGGCGGGGCCATCACTGGAACGTCAGCTCGGGCTGGTACATCGACGAACTCAAGATCAGGGTCGACTGA
- a CDS encoding type II toxin-antitoxin system MqsA family antitoxin: protein MLSECYFCRGRVEPSKVDVDFRWGRRLKVIRGVPAGVCRQCGERYFDAAVYKEMEKLGASRKKAAEQMQVEILSYREAS, encoded by the coding sequence ATGCTGAGTGAATGCTACTTTTGTCGCGGCAGGGTCGAACCCTCGAAGGTCGATGTGGACTTCCGCTGGGGCCGCCGGCTCAAGGTGATCCGCGGCGTGCCGGCAGGCGTGTGTCGCCAGTGCGGCGAGCGTTACTTCGATGCGGCCGTGTACAAAGAGATGGAGAAGCTCGGTGCCTCGCGCAAGAAGGCAGCGGAGCAGATGCAGGTGGAGATTCTCTCCTACCGGGAGGCGTCCTAG
- a CDS encoding DUF4258 domain-containing protein yields MCGTSVVTTSIRSARICATGRVSRPGTAAYPIPRQKSLFDKNNECGLPIGNLTSQFWANVYLNELDQFVKRQVKCRLYVRYVDDLILLHTDAAVLTHWRDALIAFVDERLRLRWREPEAIPQAVGRGVDFVGWNTFWSHRVPRRQTVRNCARRMSTFEEEHVQRRGMDRMVDLTASGPGFGHLSAALASYSGHLRHGSSWRRWRGMIERHDWLAPLLAHGPDLGWRLVRRWPLGPLVGMRFSRQYGRLIGKVDERTVVFCEVGRFVEFYGPQRERATTALRLVRVKIGRGGYAFSVGFPRRLVAPSARSWPFGFLGRGGDDVARKPGDAKARRLGTVRERIAAGKYVVSFTHTEKLRRRRIRADEIERAIENGEIIEDYPDDPRGPSCLILGHAGERPIHVVCGRLEADEILIVTAYQPDADEWEPGWAKRRR; encoded by the coding sequence TTGTGCGGAACTTCGGTCGTTACCACAAGTATTCGCTCGGCCAGGATCTGCGCGACGGGGCGCGTCTCTCGCCCCGGCACGGCAGCCTACCCGATACCGCGACAGAAGAGCCTGTTCGACAAGAACAACGAATGCGGGCTGCCGATCGGCAATCTGACGAGCCAGTTCTGGGCCAATGTCTACCTCAACGAGCTCGATCAGTTCGTCAAGCGGCAGGTGAAGTGTCGCCTGTATGTGCGCTACGTTGACGACCTGATTCTGCTGCATACGGATGCCGCGGTGCTCACGCACTGGCGCGACGCGCTCATCGCCTTTGTCGATGAGCGGCTGCGCCTGCGTTGGCGAGAGCCCGAGGCGATCCCGCAGGCGGTTGGCCGGGGTGTTGACTTTGTGGGTTGGAACACATTCTGGAGCCACCGGGTGCCGCGCCGCCAAACAGTGCGGAACTGCGCCCGGCGCATGTCGACGTTCGAGGAAGAGCACGTTCAGCGGCGCGGCATGGATAGGATGGTGGACCTCACGGCGTCCGGCCCCGGGTTCGGGCATCTCAGCGCGGCGTTGGCCTCCTACAGTGGACACCTTCGCCATGGATCGTCCTGGCGGAGATGGCGCGGAATGATCGAGCGACACGATTGGCTCGCGCCTCTGTTGGCTCACGGCCCCGATCTTGGCTGGCGACTGGTGCGGCGCTGGCCGCTCGGACCTCTCGTTGGAATGCGCTTTTCGAGACAGTACGGCCGCCTCATCGGCAAGGTGGACGAGCGGACGGTGGTCTTCTGCGAGGTTGGAAGGTTCGTCGAGTTCTACGGGCCACAACGCGAGCGGGCGACGACGGCGTTGCGCCTCGTCCGGGTGAAGATCGGTCGCGGCGGATACGCGTTCAGCGTCGGCTTTCCGCGGCGGCTGGTTGCGCCGAGCGCGAGGTCGTGGCCGTTTGGGTTCCTGGGCCGGGGAGGAGACGACGTGGCGCGCAAGCCCGGTGATGCGAAAGCGCGGCGGCTGGGGACGGTGCGCGAGCGCATCGCGGCGGGCAAGTACGTGGTATCGTTCACGCACACCGAGAAGCTGCGGCGGCGACGCATCCGCGCGGATGAGATCGAGAGGGCGATCGAGAACGGGGAAATCATCGAAGACTATCCGGACGATCCGCGCGGGCCTAGTTGTCTCATTCTCGGCCACGCCGGGGAGCGGCCGATTCACGTCGTTTGCGGGCGCCTGGAGGCGGACGAGATCCTGATCGTCACGGCGTACCAGCCCGATGCGGACGAATGGGAACCCGGATGGGCGAAGAGAAGGAGGTGA
- a CDS encoding DUF1566 domain-containing protein: protein MRASLVSLGIAAGVAVTLWSGVAMAATDEQKCLSGRAKAKGKYEKCVEYQLGKRYGTAFADYTKLLEKLAKCRIKYDTAWTKLQGLGTTCAVASRYTDNGNGTVTDNLSGLVWEKKSDNGDIHDKDDVWTWSTWWPYYNGNGTAYATFLRDGLNAGSGFAGANDWRLPTFAELGMILLPEEYPCVTSPCVASAFNGSCAPGCSATSCSCTQSSFYWSATTSARYPFLAWFVHFDDGYVYDYEKTNDYYVRAVRGGL from the coding sequence ATGAGAGCATCGTTGGTTTCGTTGGGGATCGCCGCGGGAGTGGCGGTGACGCTGTGGTCGGGCGTGGCGATGGCGGCGACGGACGAACAGAAATGTCTGTCCGGGCGGGCCAAGGCCAAGGGCAAGTACGAGAAGTGCGTCGAGTACCAGCTCGGAAAACGCTACGGGACCGCGTTTGCCGATTACACGAAGTTGTTGGAGAAGCTGGCGAAGTGCCGGATCAAGTACGACACCGCGTGGACCAAGCTGCAGGGTTTAGGCACCACGTGTGCGGTGGCGTCGCGCTACACCGACAACGGCAACGGGACGGTGACCGACAACCTGAGCGGGCTGGTGTGGGAGAAGAAGAGCGACAACGGCGACATCCACGACAAAGATGACGTGTGGACTTGGAGCACTTGGTGGCCGTACTACAATGGCAACGGAACGGCGTACGCGACGTTCTTGCGCGATGGCCTGAACGCGGGGTCTGGCTTCGCGGGGGCCAACGACTGGCGGCTCCCGACGTTTGCGGAGCTCGGGATGATCCTGCTGCCGGAAGAGTATCCATGTGTGACGAGTCCGTGCGTCGCCTCGGCGTTCAACGGCAGTTGCGCGCCCGGGTGCAGCGCGACGAGCTGCAGTTGCACGCAGTCCAGCTTCTACTGGTCGGCTACTACCTCCGCCCGCTATCCGTTCCTCGCGTGGTTCGTCCACTTCGACGACGGCTACGTGTACGACTACGAAAAGACCAACGACTACTACGTCCGTGCCGTTCGCGGCGGCTTGTGA
- a CDS encoding lactonase family protein has product MGVPPTVLCNVVLTPMRVEALPTGPSHAGLRFVEVLRDRVGGIEGLVQPPGLAISPDGKHVYVAAAGSKAVTAFRRDALTGRLTPLQVQRDGLDAIPRAAPYDIAIRR; this is encoded by the coding sequence GTGGGTGTCCCGCCAACCGTGCTATGCAACGTCGTACTCACCCCGATGCGAGTCGAAGCACTCCCGACCGGGCCGAGCCACGCCGGCTTGCGCTTCGTCGAGGTGCTACGTGACCGGGTCGGCGGGATCGAGGGCCTCGTCCAACCCCCCGGCCTCGCAATCAGTCCCGACGGGAAGCACGTGTACGTGGCGGCCGCCGGAAGCAAGGCCGTCACAGCGTTCAGGCGCGACGCCCTGACCGGCCGGTTGACGCCGCTGCAGGTGCAACGCGATGGGCTGGACGCGATACCGCGGGCGGCACCCTACGACATCGCCATCCGGAGATGA
- a CDS encoding toxin-antitoxin system antitoxin subunit, translating into MTSAKIAISLPPRIAARARQAVQRGRATSVSAYVAAALEEKVKMDDLSALLAEMLAESGGPLTKAEQRAADRALGVPVRKSTPRRPRR; encoded by the coding sequence ATGACCAGTGCGAAGATTGCGATTAGCCTCCCGCCGAGGATCGCCGCGCGCGCACGGCAGGCCGTGCAACGGGGACGTGCGACGAGTGTCAGTGCCTACGTGGCCGCGGCGCTCGAAGAGAAGGTCAAGATGGACGACCTGTCGGCCTTGCTCGCCGAGATGTTGGCGGAATCGGGCGGCCCGCTCACCAAGGCTGAGCAGCGCGCGGCCGATCGGGCGCTGGGCGTTCCGGTCCGAAAGTCGACGCCCCGGAGACCCCGCCGCTGA
- a CDS encoding PIN domain nuclease: protein MAGLTLDAGALIAFEKNDRRVVALIARALDREYALAVPAGVVGQVWRDGRRQARLARLLAAPDVEVEPLDDEAARAAGQMCGVRNTADVIDASVVLCAKRRGHRIATSDPEDIRALDPDGLVIVV from the coding sequence ATGGCTGGCCTCACGCTGGATGCGGGCGCGCTCATCGCCTTCGAGAAGAACGACCGGCGGGTCGTGGCACTGATTGCTCGGGCGCTCGATCGTGAATATGCGTTGGCGGTGCCGGCGGGCGTGGTCGGTCAGGTCTGGCGCGACGGACGCCGGCAAGCCCGTCTCGCCCGGCTGCTGGCCGCACCGGACGTCGAGGTCGAGCCGCTCGACGACGAAGCGGCCCGGGCGGCAGGGCAGATGTGCGGCGTCAGGAACACCGCCGATGTCATCGACGCCTCCGTGGTGCTCTGTGCAAAACGGCGTGGCCATCGGATCGCGACCTCCGATCCCGAGGACATCCGAGCCCTCGATCCCGATGGGCTGGTGATCGTTGTCTAG